One Papaver somniferum cultivar HN1 chromosome 10, ASM357369v1, whole genome shotgun sequence genomic window carries:
- the LOC113317134 gene encoding early nodulin-like protein 2 yields the protein MESSKRYLVSIVAVVFLGFLSSSTEASNNILVGGKMGWVSNPSENYTSWASRNRFNIADTLIFKYNKGQDSVLVVSEDDYDSCNTASPMKSMNDGESKFTFDRSGPFYFISGNQGSCQKGEKLYLVVITPKVSSPPTPSPPATPLGSSPSPTAEINATPPTAPVPSTPSKSSSTTNSIVWVSALVSLLVVSVSLY from the exons ATGGAGTCCTCAAAGAGATACCTGGTGAGTATTGTGGCAGTGGTTTTTCTAGGTTTCCTATCTTCTTCAACTGAAGCTTCTAATAACATCCTTGTTGGTGGTAAAATGGGATGGGTGAGTAACCCATCTGAGAATTACACTAGCTGGGCTTCAAGAAACAGGTTTAACATTGCTGATACTCTGA TTTTCAAGTACAATAAGGGACAAGATTCAGTCTTGGTTGTGAGCGAAGATGATTATGATTCATGTAATACAGCAAGCCCAATGAAGAGCATGAACGATGGAGAATCAAAGTTCACGTTTGATAGATCAGGACCATTCTATTTCATAAGTGGTAACCAAGGCAGTTGTCAGAAAGGTGAGAAATTATACCTTGTCGTAATCACACCTAAAGTATCATCTCCTCCTACACCAAGCCCTCCTGCTACTCCTCTAGGGTCTTCTCCATCTCCTACTGCCGAGATTAATGCTACTCCTCCAACAGCACCAGTGCCAAGTACACCTTCTAAATCTTCTTCAACTACCAATTCTATTGTCTGGGTTTCCGCATTGGTCTCTCTTTTGGTGGTCAGTGTGTCTCTATATTAA
- the LOC113317663 gene encoding protein RALF-like 22 gives MAVKALMVFLFLAVVCLIAESSASSSDAILGVVRASTPGTCNDLVGECINENDEFMMESDITRRFLFRPRRHISYGALKRNQVPCSRRGKSYYGCTRATRANPYRRGCSRITRCARLIR, from the coding sequence ATGGCTGTCAAAGCTTTAATGGTCTTTCTCTTCTTAGCTGTGGTTTGTTTGATAgctgaatcttcagcttcatcttctGATGCGATATTGGGTGTCGTAAGAGCATCAACACCAGGGACATGCAATGATTTAGTTGGAGAATGTattaatgaaaatgatgaattCATGATGGAATCAGATATTACTCGTCGTTTCTTGTTTAGACCTAGAAGACATATCAGTTATGGTGCTCTTAAGAGGAACCAGGTTCCTTGTTCACGCCGTGGAAAGTCTTATTACGGTTGCACTAGAGCAACCAGGGCCAATCCTTACAGAAGAGGTTGCAGTAGAATCACTCGTTGCGCAAGGCTTATCAGATAG